A DNA window from Mycobacterium sp. IDR2000157661 contains the following coding sequences:
- a CDS encoding LppP/LprE family lipoprotein — MRHLRAAVVLTVGLGVSTSCGWSPPPASPTTSVACGQAEGPSTATLDSEIARLPSASWREASRGHSADCRLHWVIVTAGAAPDSPQQVLFFDRNSPLGTPTPDPRPYVAVTPQGDDTAVVQYQWRQADEPACCPTGIGTARFTIRDGRLEALDPVPGP, encoded by the coding sequence AGAGCGGCCGTGGTCCTGACCGTCGGCCTGGGAGTCTCGACGAGCTGTGGATGGAGTCCACCGCCCGCGTCGCCGACCACCTCGGTGGCCTGTGGCCAGGCCGAGGGGCCGAGCACCGCGACACTCGACAGCGAGATCGCGCGCCTGCCCTCTGCATCGTGGCGTGAGGCGTCGCGCGGACACAGCGCCGACTGCCGGTTGCACTGGGTGATCGTCACCGCGGGCGCCGCCCCCGACAGCCCGCAGCAGGTGCTGTTCTTCGACCGCAACTCGCCGCTCGGCACGCCGACGCCCGACCCGCGGCCCTACGTCGCGGTCACACCGCAGGGTGATGACACGGCCGTGGTGCAGTACCAGTGGCGACAGGCAGACGAGCCGGCGTGCTGCCCGACCGGAATCGGCACCGCCCGCTTCACGATTCGCGACGGCAGGCTCGAGGCGCTAGACCCCGTCCCGGGTCCGTAG